Proteins from one Saccharomyces eubayanus strain FM1318 chromosome XI, whole genome shotgun sequence genomic window:
- the SAP190 gene encoding Sap190p codes for MSGSFWKFGQDYSIESPVSKILNSAFIKVGKDQDEDVPTSAIEEHVDTGGNEPSTDGLISEKSIGDEKETLGDEGDDKEEENALPTTESEYENYKPNLEVLDDLLDDDELYTELMCSNFKLLIFLKYPEVLSKLIEYVTNEKVLDEAPDSIAKPEIIEGVNDQPILIDHGERKESGEAEEAENDSDNDSNDERSVNSEETSITLPPESEEQLETRRARIAAEILSADVWPISAAIMENRNLLSRLWSILDHPAPLPIPASTYFMKINERLLDMDITGMLGFILHRGNLVARFLTHVDNPSLMDFLLKVISTDKPDSPTGVIKILKAQDLIPKLLDHLNPEYGVSTQSAAGDFIKAFVTLSTNSSNELASGIGPNELTRQLVSEEMMEKLIKIMLKGGTCLSNGVGIIIELIRKNNSDYDFIQLVYTTIESHPPNDRDPIHLTHLVKLFAKHMPDFAKMLNETKLPIMEMPFGEIEPLGFERFKICELIAELLHCSNMTLLNEPNGELIAKERDMERTKELENSVDNEADQSAADNNIACFDKDYVEEKEVTNSLGTLQINNQDDSGEEEVDDSQITDEKSNGKVTEGLENDTSGVELYDETLSDTESMRECLREKPLVGDRLKIALEDTKILVSILDMFTKFPWNNFLHNVIFDIAQQIFNGPLKTGYNRFLLKDYLVDAYLTRKIVDADKACQNYEKETGLRYGYMGHLTLIAEEISKFKEYIDEMKLTFCNTVVSDRLDEAFWKEYSETTLADTREKYNTVLGDFGNEQESDDDDVIRNSDSEDIISDTQGSDNYGDGDDDELLSNRHDAGNMDLYYNFNNNENDENEEDYAEYSDVDNKNYYNNVNANVDDYDSDDNNSKNSNPNFTDNVSQHNDDSEDRNNKSLHSEDNDENKNDKWTSGASLFPLDHFPSRSQPSDPKLQDQNIFQHEFGFNGAGDDDDYMDPNDDGQSYARPGNPLYSTPKTPPRPKTILFNSLSALEDDEDDGETAQSIGIDDRIDNDISSDDEDSEDEDEDNDMANDEGYSLYRSRSKEAF; via the coding sequence ATGTCTGGTTCTTTTTGGAAGTTCGGTCAAGATTACTCGATAGAGTCACCGGTTTCTAAAATTCTAAATAGTGCCTTTATTAAGGTCGGTAAAGACCAGGACGAGGATGTACCCACTAGCGCGATTGAAGAACACGTTGACACCGGTGGAAACGAACCTTCCACTGATGGATTGAtttctgaaaaaagtattGGTGACGAGAAGGAAACCCTTGGTGACGAGGGTGACGACaaggaggaagaaaatgctCTACCGACCACGGAATCTGAATATGAGAATTATAAGCCTAATTTAGAGGTTCTGGATGATTTGCtggatgatgatgaactATACACGGAATTAATGTGTTCCAACTTCAAACttctaatatttttgaagtatCCTGAAGTTCTATCAAAATTGATAGAATATGTTACCAATGAAAAGGTTCTCGACGAAGCACCGGATAGTATCGCAAAGCCTGAAATAATTGAAGGCGTAAATGATCAACCCATTTTGATAGATCATGGCGAAAGGAAGGAAAGTGGGGAAGCtgaagaagcagaaaatgATAGCGACAATGATTCTAACGACGAAAGAAGCGTTAATTCCGAAGAGACAAGCATTACTTTACCTCCAGAATCTGAAGAACAGTTGGAGACTAGAAGAGCTAGAATAGCAGCAGAGATCTTGTCGGCTGATGTATGGCCCATATCTGCAGCAATAATGGAGAACAGAAACCTGCTCAGTAGGTTATGGTCGATACTAGATCATCCAGCTCCGTTACCAATACCTGCTTCTACGTACTTtatgaaaataaatgagAGACTCCTTGACATGGATATTACAGGAATGTTAGGGTTTATTTTGCACCGTGGTAATTTGGTTGCGAGGTTCTTAACGCATGTTGACAACCCTTCCTTGATGgactttcttttaaaaGTTATCTCGACGGATAAACCGGATTCTCCTACAGGAGTCATTAAGATATTAAAAGCACAAGATTTAATACCTAAACTTCTAGATCACCTTAATCCGGAGTACGGTGTCTCTACACAATCAGCAGCCGGCGATTTCATTAAGGCATTTGTTACATTGAGTACTAACTCGAGCAATGAACTCGCTTCAGGAATAGGTCCTAACGAATTGACAAGACAATTGGTATCAGAGGAAATGATGGAGAAATTAATCAAAATAATGTTAAAAGGTGGCACATGTTTAAGTAATGGAGTTGGAATCATAATAGAATTAATCAGGAAAAACAATTCAGATTACGATTTCATCCAGTTAGTATACACCACGATAGAAAGTCATCCCCCCAATGATCGAGATCCAATTCATTTGACACATTTGGTTAAGTTATTTGCTAAGCATATGCCTGATTTTGCTAAGATGCTTAACGAGACTAAGTTGCCAATAATGGAAATGCCGTTTGGTGAGATTGAACCTCTAGgctttgaaagatttaaaATCTGTGAACTTATTGCAGAACTACTACACTGTTCTAATATGACATTACTCAATGAGCCTAATGGTGAGTTGATTGCTAAAGAGCGTGATATGGAAAGAActaaagaattggaaaactcGGTTGATAATGAAGCAGACCAGTCTGCGGCAGATAATAATATTGCATGTTTCGATAAGGATtatgttgaagaaaaagaggtTACGAATAGCTTAGGTactcttcaaataaataacCAAGATGATAGTGGAGAGGAAGAAGTAGATGATTCCCAGATAACGGATGAAAAATCGAATGGGAAAGTAACGGAAGGTCTGGAGAATGATACTTCTGGGGTTGAACTCTATGATGAAACTCTGTCCGACACGGAATCTATGAGGGAATGTTTGAGAGAGAAACCACTTGTGGGAGACAGACTAAAAATCGCTCTAGAAGACACTAAAATACTGGTTAGTATCCTCGATATGTTCACTAAGTTTCCGTGGAACAATTTTTTGCACAATGTTATTTTCGACATTGCTCAGCAAATTTTTAACGGGCCACTTAAAACTGGTTATAACAGGTTTCTTTTGAAGGATTATTTGGTAGATGCATACTTAACTCGAAAGATAGTAGATGCTGACAAAGCATGTCAAAACtacgaaaaagaaacaggtTTACGCTATGGTTATATGGGACATTTAACATTAATTGCCgaagaaatatcaaaattcaaagagtaTATTGACGAAATGAAACTGACCTTTTGCAATACTGTTGTTTCAGATCGTCTTGATGAAgctttttggaaagaataTAGTGAAACAACTTTGGCGGATACCAGAGAGAAGTATAACACGGTTTTGGGAGATTTCGgaaatgaacaagaaagtgatgacgatgacgtTATTAGAAATTCTGATTCAGAAGATATAATTAGCGACACCCAAGGCAGTGATAACTACGGAGATGGGGATGATGATGAGCTTCTTAGTAATCGACACGATGCTGGGAACATGGACTTATATTACAACTTTAATAACAACGAAaatgacgaaaatgaagaagactaCGCAGAGTATAGTGACGTGGACAATAAAAATTACTATAACAATGTCAACGCTAATGTTGATGATTATGATAGTGACGACAATAATTCCAAGAATTCCAATCCAAACTTTACAGACAACGTATCTCAACATAATGACGATTCTGAAGATAGAAACAATAAGAGTCTACATAGTGAAGACAATGACGAAAACAAGAATGACAAATGGACTTCAGGTGCTTCCTTGTTTCCCCTAGACCATTTTCCTAGTAGATCGCAACCTTCGGACCCCAAACTGCAAGATCAGAATATCTTTCAGCACGAATTCGGCTTTAATGGTgctggtgatgatgatgattaTATGGATCCTAATGACGATGGTCAATCGTATGCCAGACCAGGCAACCCCTTATATAGTACCCCAAAAACACCACCAAGACCAAAAACAATACTTTTCAATTCCTTATCTGCATtggaagacgatgaagacgatggAGAAACAGCACAAAGCATTGGTATCGATGATCGAATAGATAATGATATATCGagtgatgacgaagattccgaagacgaagatgaagataatgacATGGCCAATGATGAAGGTTATTCATTATATAGATCAAGGAGTAAGGAAGCATTCTAA
- the SET3 gene encoding histone-binding protein SET3, producing the protein MSLPTSKEQSLLDDASTLLLFSKGKKPEEVSTADSKAGIAGCGDDYEREKKGAVAMAAAALATAASVPLPLKTSTQHMMPKATAAITTEEEEEEEEEKEVEKRTQWPVPDTYIVDPDAGIITCICDMNDDDGFTIQCDHCNRWQHAICYGIKDVEMAPDDYLCNSCDPRKVDIELARRIQHSRLGVKITASAPSDINSNRNNSRDRALSTTGNDSGETLSTDQENSSHKDKKRKRNPSNNSLESKTESTSATPSEVSANIQKKKEHFLSAKDAYGAIYLPLKKYVFKSDLIELFLKMHMDDEWVVQYSHRTFKAIPIEVRPYADIAYSRTYPGFTKLGVYLKRNCFKGDFVQEFLGELDFQKNYLTDPRNHYRIWGTTKRRVIFHPHWPIYIDARSSGNLTRYLRRSCQPNVELVTIRLQELDHTNDNNNRMNVNKIKFALRALRDISEEEELYIKWQWDLKHPISKLINGSATIESLTDLEKYGLIDSIETILSNGECGCGSNSKDCYLLKVKRFSQSLYKSVKLRMKISNRYKLNEILNKYENKKRREPPILNWLEEKAQTAIERAPILLEKYHQQKFLNRNDGITITQSTMVNTDEVCNIAKPFKINLLSRYSSNVNTPEENDTEGKYNTIKKSSDYDESHITNIKELPIPIHLPVAKAPGQITCELNNGQLKNEHILTRSPSLSSFNNDLSEEKEHHVAKEPMTDASMSSRHELSPESIRHLADFSSSQLHSKKKLSFADYRKKLLK; encoded by the coding sequence ATGTCATTACCTACTTCCAAGGAACAGTCGCTCCTAGATGATGCATCCACGTTATTGCTGTTTTCCAAGGGAAAGAAGCCTGAAGAGGTTTCAACAGCGGATTCAAAAGCTGGAATCGCTGGATGTGGCGATGACTAtgaaagggaaaaaaaaggagcAGTAGCCATGGCCGCAGCAGCGCTAGCTACAGCTGCATCGGTCCCTTTGCCTCTGAAAACGTCTACCCAGCATATGATGCCAAAAGCAACCGCAGCTATTACCAcagaggaggaggaggaggaggaggaggagaaGGAGGTCGAAAAACGCACCCAATGGCCAGTCCCTGACACGTACATAGTCGACCCTGATGCTGGGATAATTACATGTATATGTGATATGAACGACGATGATGGTTTCACTATTCAATGCGACCACTGCAATAGGTGGCAGCATGCTATTTGTTATGGTATTAAAGATGTTGAAATGGCACCTGATGATTACCTTTGTAACTCCTGTGATCCGAGAAAAGTAGATATTGAGTTGGCTAGGCGAATACAGCATAGCCGATTGGGTGTGAAAATAACGGCCTCTGCCCCTAGTGACATTAACAGTAATAGGAACAACAGCCGTGACAGAGCCCTGAGTACGACTGGCAATGATAGTGGCGAAACTTTGTCAACAGACCAAGAGAATAGCAGCcacaaagacaaaaaaaggaaaagaaacccATCAAATAATAGTTTAGAATCCAAGACTGAAAGTACTTCAGCAACCCCTTCTGAGGTATCAGCTaatatacaaaagaaaaaagaacattttTTAAGTGCTAAAGACGCATACGGCGCAATATACTTGCCTTTGAAGAAGTATGTGTTTAAGAGCGACTTAAttgaattgtttttgaaaatgcaTATGGACGATGAGTGGGTAGTACAATACTCTCATAGGACATTCAAAGCTATACCCATTGAAGTCAGACCATATGCTGATATTGCGTATTCAAGGACATATCCAGGCTTTACGAAACTGGGAGTTTATCTAAAAAGGAACTGTTTTAAAGGCGATTTTGTCCAAGAATTCCTGGGAGAGctggattttcaaaaaaactatttAACAGATCCACGAAATCATTACAGAATATGGGGCACTACTAAGAGGAGGGTTATTTTTCATCCTCACTGGCCAATATACATAGACGCACGTTCATCAGGGAACCTGACGAGGTATTTAAGAAGAAGTTGCCAGCCGAATGTTGAATTAGTAACCATAAGACTACAAGAGCTGGATCACacaaatgataataataatagaatGAACGTAAACAAGATAAAGTTTGCTTTACGAGCGTTGAGGGACATAtcagaggaagaggagTTATATATCAAGTGGCAGTGGGATTTGAAACACCCTATATCAAAACTAATCAACGGCTCAGCGACAATAGAATCTTTAACTGATCTGGAAAAATATGGCTTGATAGACTCCATAGAAACCATTCTAAGTAACGGTGAATGCGGCTGTGGAAGTAATTCCAAAGACTGCTATTTACTAAAAGTGAAGAGATTCTCCCAGAGTCTCTATAAATCTGTTAAGCTTAGGATGAAAATAAGCAACAGATATAAGCTAAATGAAATTCTCAACAAatatgaaaacaaaaagagaCGTGAACCACCGATTTTGAATTGGCTAGAGGAGAAGGCACAAACCGCGATTGAAAGAGCTCCGATACTTTTAGAAAAGTATCATCAACAAAAGTTTCTAAATCGAAATGATGGCATCACCATTACTCAAAGTACTATGGTTAATACAGACGAAGTTTGTAATATTGCGAAGCCCTTTAAAATCAATCTACTCTCACGATACTCTTCGAATGTCAATACCcctgaagaaaatgacaCTGAGGGGAAGTATAATACAATCAAGAAAAGCTCGGATTATGATGAATCTCATATCACgaatatcaaagaattaCCAATCCCAATACATTTACCTGTAGCAAAGGCACCAGGGCAAATTACATGTGAGCTCAACAACGGACAATTAAAGAATGAACATATATTGACAAGAAGCCCTTCCCTATCAAGTTTCAACAATGACTTATCagaggaaaaggaacaTCACGTTGCCAAGGAACCTATGACAGACGCTTCAATGAGTTCTAGGCACGAACTATCACCAGAGAGTATAAGGCATTTGGCGGATTTCTCGTCATCACAGTtacattcaaagaaaaagttaagCTTTGCAGATTATAGAAAAAAGCTGCTGAAATGA
- the GMH1 gene encoding Gmh1p, with amino-acid sequence MSYLPTYSDDFPTGQPGRRQRSNGNDNAQQQEYSQQSVPMVIKRLFKTPKNLDLETASWEMFHLILHPRKAYRSIYYQRQTKNQWARDDPSFFIFQIVLISISSVIWSIYNSGFNNENGNMGFFGIIGHFFKSLIMMVFLDFFIFGFVMATIFYFLLNRSYFKFKSSQNTVVEWAYCFDVHCNSFLIILLCLYFIQFLLLPIINLQNWISLLIGNSLYCFAIGHYFILTFYGYNQLPFLKNLNFILLPTLGLSIIYLISLFGIDLSKRLSFYNY; translated from the coding sequence ATGTCATATTTGCCGACTTATTCTGATGACTTTCCGACTGGACAGCCCGGTCGTAGGCAGCGGAGCAATGGTAATGATAATGCTCAACAGCAAGAATATAGCCAACAATCAGTGCCGATGGTAATTAAGAGACTTTTCAAGACGCCAAAGAATTTGGACCTCGAGACAGCCAGTTGGGAAATGTTTCATCTGATTTTACACCCAAGAAAGGCTTATAGATCGATATATTATCAACGACAAACGAAAAATCAGTGGGCAAGAGATGAtccttctttcttcatctttcaGATAGTTCTGATTTCCATAAGCTCCGTCATTTGGTCGATTTATAATTCAGGGTTCAATAATGAGAACGGCAATATGGGGTTTTTTGGCATTATAggtcatttttttaaaagtttgataatgatggtttttttggattttttcatatttggGTTCGTTATGGCAACTATTTTCTACTTTTTGTTGAACAGAtcatatttcaaattcaaatcgaGTCAAAATACTGTGGTTGAGTGGGCTTATTGTTTTGATGTTCATTgcaattcatttttgatcATCTTACTATGCTTGTATTTCATTCAGTTTTTATTGTTACCGATAATTAATTTGCAAAATTGGATCTCTCTGCTCATTGGGAATTCTCTGTATTGTTTCGCCATTGGCCATTACTTTATTTTGACTTTTTATGGGTATAACCAGCTCCCTTTcctaaaaaatttgaacttcATACTTTTACCAACATTAGGATTATCAATAATATATCTAATCAGTTTATTTGGTATCGACCTTTCCAAAAGGTTGAGTTTCTACAATTATTGA